One Meiothermus sp. QL-1 DNA segment encodes these proteins:
- a CDS encoding ABC transporter ATP-binding protein — protein sequence MTPVVLMRGITKVYRSGSGARTVEVQALAGVDLTIRAGEFVALMGPSGSGKSTLMHIMGLLDTPTEGAYWLGGEAVQGLSEAQRARIRNRRVGFVFQAFFLLPRLTALHNVALPLVYRGLPPAERLRRARAALEAVGLGDRLDHLPAELSGGQKQRVAIARALVQEPDLLLADEPTGNLDSRSAEEILALFTALHRQGKTIVVVTHEPEVAAYAQRIVRLRDGRVEGGSA from the coding sequence ATGACCCCGGTGGTGCTCATGCGGGGCATCACCAAGGTCTACCGCTCCGGCAGCGGAGCCCGGACGGTGGAGGTGCAGGCCCTGGCGGGGGTGGACCTGACCATTCGCGCAGGGGAGTTCGTGGCCCTGATGGGGCCCTCGGGCTCGGGCAAGTCCACCCTGATGCACATCATGGGGCTGCTGGACACCCCCACCGAGGGCGCCTACTGGCTGGGCGGCGAGGCGGTGCAGGGGCTCTCCGAGGCCCAAAGGGCCCGCATCCGCAACCGGCGGGTGGGGTTTGTATTCCAGGCTTTCTTCCTGCTGCCCCGCCTCACCGCTTTGCACAACGTGGCGCTGCCCCTGGTCTACCGCGGCCTGCCCCCCGCCGAGCGGCTCCGGCGGGCCCGGGCCGCCCTGGAGGCGGTGGGGCTGGGCGACCGGCTCGACCACCTGCCGGCCGAGCTCTCGGGCGGGCAGAAGCAGCGGGTGGCCATCGCCCGGGCCTTGGTGCAGGAGCCCGACCTGCTTTTGGCCGACGAGCCCACCGGCAACCTCGACTCCCGTTCGGCCGAGGAGATCCTGGCCCTTTTCACCGCCCTGCACCGCCAGGGTAAGACCATCGTGGTGGTCACCCACGAGCCCGAGGTGGCCGCCTACGCCCAGCGCATCGTGCGGCTGCGGGATGGAAGGGTCGAAGGAGGCAGCGCGTGA
- a CDS encoding efflux RND transporter periplasmic adaptor subunit, which yields MRRWVGWLALALSLGLTAFGLLRPQPVVQNVNVVRAERGVFVREVRATGVVEARVYTLSFPRPGRVAEVRAREGARVRAGEILAVLETQNEEAQLQAAQAALLALQARQRAIAAEYAANRTRLENQLAEARRNLRTAIELLAVGGVAPNEVERLRRQVADLEAQRTSLAQGHTGARRELEAQIRARQSEIAGLERMLAQAQLKAPVEGTIASVGYLAGVESTAPGSGPIRLVEDGSLRVRARLAEAETPGIEPGQPVLLELDALPGEPLLGQVERLGVQAEVAGSGGSAVLPVFIRFTEAKAEALARPGLTVTARITTLRLEDALQVPLEALVEEGGRYYAWVVDEPSRRVRKTPVVLRARNLTRAAVEGLEEASLLVSLPPETLQEGTQVSYREARP from the coding sequence ATGCGGCGCTGGGTGGGATGGTTGGCCCTGGCCCTATCGCTGGGCCTCACCGCTTTTGGCCTGCTGCGGCCCCAGCCGGTGGTTCAGAACGTGAACGTGGTGCGGGCCGAACGGGGCGTGTTCGTGCGGGAGGTGAGGGCCACCGGGGTGGTGGAGGCCCGGGTCTACACCCTGAGCTTCCCCCGGCCAGGCCGGGTGGCCGAGGTGCGGGCAAGGGAAGGGGCCAGGGTGAGGGCGGGAGAGATTCTAGCGGTACTGGAAACCCAAAACGAGGAGGCCCAGCTCCAAGCCGCCCAGGCCGCGCTGCTGGCCCTGCAGGCCAGGCAGCGGGCCATAGCAGCCGAGTACGCCGCCAACCGCACCCGGCTGGAGAACCAGCTCGCCGAGGCGCGGCGCAACCTGCGGACTGCCATTGAACTCCTGGCTGTGGGCGGGGTGGCCCCGAACGAGGTAGAGCGGCTCCGGCGGCAGGTGGCCGACCTGGAGGCCCAGCGCACCAGCCTGGCCCAGGGCCACACGGGCGCGAGGCGCGAGCTGGAAGCCCAGATTCGGGCCCGCCAAAGCGAGATCGCAGGGCTAGAGCGCATGCTGGCCCAGGCCCAGCTAAAAGCCCCGGTGGAGGGCACCATCGCTAGCGTGGGCTACCTGGCAGGGGTGGAGAGCACCGCCCCCGGCAGCGGCCCTATTCGGCTGGTGGAGGATGGCAGCCTCAGGGTGCGGGCCCGCCTGGCCGAGGCCGAGACCCCCGGGATAGAGCCCGGCCAGCCGGTGCTGCTCGAGCTGGACGCCCTCCCCGGGGAGCCCCTTCTGGGCCAGGTCGAGCGCCTGGGCGTCCAGGCCGAGGTGGCCGGCAGCGGGGGCAGCGCGGTGCTGCCCGTCTTCATCCGCTTTACTGAAGCCAAGGCCGAAGCCCTGGCCCGCCCCGGCCTAACCGTCACCGCCCGCATCACCACCTTACGCCTGGAAGACGCCCTGCAGGTACCGCTCGAGGCCCTGGTGGAGGAGGGAGGGCGCTACTACGCCTGGGTAGTCGATGAGCCGAGCCGCCGGGTGCGCAAGACGCCGGTGGTCCTCCGGGCCCGCAACCTGACCCGGGCCGCGGTGGAGGGCCTCGAGGAAGCAAGCCTGTTGGTCTCGCTGCCACCGGAAACCCTCCAGGAGGGCACCCAGGTCAGCTACCGGGAGGCGCGGCCATGA
- a CDS encoding YIP1 family protein, with amino-acid sequence MWEVLIRPAQFFRALSARKPELTAPFLIVLAASVLASAGSALSLRLLPSPLGGFALQLGLGLLGGVVGGIVLFGLGGLIIRLLAGPDSRAWEVYGWASAPGVLLGLFLLPLAALLPLPPELPPPPLTDPEALQAWQRELQRTVAQAPFTRLQQGLGFLGLAWSLGIVWAGLRVLAPQRALLAVGVLGVASLGLSLWSLGWV; translated from the coding sequence ATGTGGGAGGTGCTCATAAGGCCGGCGCAGTTCTTTCGGGCTCTCTCGGCGCGCAAGCCCGAGCTGACGGCCCCCTTCCTTATCGTGCTCGCCGCCAGCGTCCTGGCCTCGGCCGGCAGCGCGCTGAGCCTGCGCCTGCTCCCCTCTCCCCTTGGCGGTTTCGCCCTCCAGCTTGGGCTGGGGCTCCTGGGGGGGGTGGTGGGGGGCATCGTCTTATTTGGACTGGGAGGGCTCATTATCCGCCTGCTGGCCGGACCCGATAGCCGGGCCTGGGAGGTCTACGGCTGGGCCAGCGCTCCAGGGGTCCTGCTGGGGCTTTTCCTGCTGCCGCTGGCGGCGCTCCTGCCCCTTCCCCCCGAACTGCCGCCCCCTCCCCTGACCGACCCTGAGGCCCTCCAGGCCTGGCAGCGCGAGCTGCAGCGGACCGTGGCCCAGGCCCCCTTCACCCGGCTGCAGCAGGGGCTGGGCTTTCTGGGGCTGGCCTGGTCGCTGGGCATCGTTTGGGCAGGGCTGCGGGTCCTGGCCCCCCAACGGGCCCTGCTGGCGGTAGGGGTTCTGGGCGTGGCTTCACTCGGCCTCAGCCTGTGGAGCCTGGGGTGGGTCTAG
- a CDS encoding methylglyoxal synthase, producing the protein MKALALIAHDGKKTDMVAFAMKHKALLIRFPLVATGTTGRILQEKVGLEVTRMLSGPLGGDQQIGAMVAEEKVRAVIFLRDPLEAQPHEPDVQALMRVCDVHNVPLATNLAAAEAVLAWLEREPCG; encoded by the coding sequence ATGAAGGCGCTGGCCCTCATTGCCCACGACGGCAAGAAGACCGACATGGTAGCCTTCGCCATGAAGCACAAGGCCCTCTTAATCCGCTTCCCCCTGGTGGCCACCGGCACCACCGGGCGAATTCTGCAAGAGAAGGTGGGGCTGGAGGTCACCCGGATGCTTTCGGGGCCTTTGGGGGGCGACCAGCAGATTGGGGCCATGGTGGCCGAGGAGAAGGTGCGGGCGGTGATCTTTCTGCGCGACCCGTTGGAAGCCCAGCCCCACGAGCCTGACGTGCAGGCCTTGATGCGCGTCTGCGACGTGCACAACGTTCCCCTGGCCACCAACCTGGCCGCAGCGGAGGCGGTGCTGGCCTGGCTCGAGCGCGAGCCCTGCGGATAG
- a CDS encoding class I SAM-dependent methyltransferase: MGRTCRACGSREVLGFLSLGQLPTSSSLSLDQLSKTQRQRLDMGFCPRCGLVQRLGEPQETIEAPASFSTWRELTGLLGPKKRVLALEGMPLRLLRQLGQQGAQLLYLEPHPERSQAALAQGIPTERARFDREVAQRLGDFQADWVLAGHLLAYSHNPSRFLEALARVLAEGGQAVLELPYLPYLLEARRFTHFSYGQQNYFTLKTLRSLARPHGLEIRQVAPCGPLALRYHLGRGALFAQAGVYLESEERLGLDQTGYYLEFASQVAALREALLTLLAELRARGRRVAAYGANPESAALFNYAGLGPELVEFLVDPDPRQRGRYLAGVHIPIHPPHRLLENPPDYLLLLHEAPGETPAELAEYLEGGGRMVVALPYPHILRPGEGMLAEPA, from the coding sequence ATGGGCAGGACCTGTCGCGCATGTGGCTCGAGGGAGGTGCTCGGCTTCCTGAGCCTGGGCCAGCTCCCCACCAGCAGCTCACTCTCCCTCGACCAGCTTTCCAAGACCCAAAGGCAGCGGCTCGATATGGGCTTCTGCCCGCGCTGCGGCCTGGTCCAGCGGCTTGGCGAACCGCAGGAAACCATCGAGGCCCCCGCCAGCTTTTCAACCTGGCGGGAGCTGACAGGGCTGCTGGGGCCAAAGAAGCGGGTCCTGGCCCTGGAGGGCATGCCGCTCAGGCTTCTGCGCCAGCTCGGGCAGCAAGGAGCGCAGCTCCTCTATCTGGAGCCCCACCCCGAACGCAGCCAGGCCGCTTTGGCCCAGGGTATCCCCACCGAACGGGCCCGCTTCGATCGGGAGGTGGCCCAAAGGCTCGGGGACTTCCAGGCCGACTGGGTGCTGGCCGGCCACCTGCTGGCCTACAGCCACAACCCCAGCCGCTTCCTGGAAGCACTGGCCAGGGTCCTGGCAGAAGGGGGCCAGGCTGTGCTCGAGCTCCCCTACCTGCCCTACCTCCTCGAGGCCCGTCGGTTTACCCACTTCAGCTACGGGCAGCAAAACTACTTCACGCTGAAGACCCTGCGCAGCCTGGCCCGGCCCCATGGCCTGGAGATCAGGCAGGTGGCGCCCTGTGGGCCCCTGGCGCTCCGCTACCACCTGGGCCGGGGCGCCCTTTTCGCCCAGGCCGGGGTCTACCTGGAAAGCGAGGAGCGGCTGGGCCTCGACCAGACGGGGTATTACCTTGAGTTCGCCTCCCAGGTGGCGGCCCTGCGCGAGGCCCTGCTGACCCTGCTGGCCGAGCTGCGGGCCAGGGGCCGCCGGGTCGCGGCGTATGGGGCCAACCCGGAGAGCGCCGCCCTGTTCAACTACGCTGGGCTGGGCCCTGAGCTGGTGGAGTTCCTGGTAGACCCCGACCCCCGCCAGCGGGGCCGCTACCTGGCCGGGGTGCACATCCCCATCCACCCACCGCACCGGCTCCTCGAAAACCCGCCCGACTACCTGCTTTTGCTGCACGAAGCACCCGGGGAGACCCCCGCCGAGCTGGCCGAGTACCTGGAGGGGGGAGGAAGGATGGTCGTCGCCCTGCCCTACCCCCACATCCTACGCCCGGGGGAGGGGATGCTCGCCGAGCCGGCCTAG
- a CDS encoding FAD-dependent oxidoreductase produces MEERHDYIIVGAGAAGLSLAYHLVEAGVEGRVLLLERAPKTANDRTWCFWEAEEGPFEAVVARRWHHLWFYGQRGAQRLSIAPYAYKMIRARDFYAFMERWLAGRSGVLLRYGEVEAMGEDGEGPWVVQEGRRYRGRWVFTSLYHPPSKNPRYHYLLQHFKGWVVRTPTPAFDPEAATFMDFRLEQRDAVRFGYVLPFDARTALVEYTLFSPALLPPEAYDQGLRGYLEGVLGLGRYEVLETEFGVIPMTDAPFPRRLSPHILQIGTAGGQTKASTGYTFQRIQAHSRRIAQALRRTGRPFYPEPRWRRHAFMDSVLLHVLERGYCPGVRVFSELFCRNPPARVLRFLDEKTGWLEDLRVMSSVPLPAFARATLGVLWRRWGGG; encoded by the coding sequence ATGGAGGAGCGCCACGACTACATCATCGTGGGGGCGGGGGCAGCGGGGCTGAGTCTGGCCTACCACCTGGTGGAAGCGGGGGTAGAGGGGCGGGTCTTGTTGCTCGAGCGGGCCCCCAAGACCGCCAACGACCGCACCTGGTGCTTCTGGGAGGCGGAAGAAGGCCCCTTCGAGGCCGTGGTCGCACGGCGCTGGCACCACCTATGGTTCTACGGCCAAAGGGGTGCCCAGCGACTTTCCATTGCCCCTTATGCCTACAAGATGATCCGGGCGCGGGACTTCTACGCCTTCATGGAGCGTTGGTTGGCCGGGCGTTCTGGGGTGCTCCTCCGTTACGGCGAGGTCGAAGCGATGGGTGAGGATGGGGAGGGGCCCTGGGTGGTGCAGGAGGGCAGGCGCTACCGGGGCCGCTGGGTCTTTACCAGCCTCTACCACCCTCCTTCCAAGAACCCCCGCTACCACTACCTGCTGCAGCACTTCAAGGGTTGGGTGGTGCGCACCCCAACGCCGGCCTTCGACCCTGAAGCCGCCACCTTCATGGACTTTCGCCTGGAGCAGCGCGATGCGGTACGCTTTGGCTATGTTCTGCCCTTTGACGCTCGCACTGCCCTGGTAGAGTACACCCTGTTTTCACCCGCCTTGCTTCCCCCCGAGGCCTATGACCAGGGCCTGCGGGGGTACCTGGAGGGGGTGCTGGGGCTTGGGCGCTATGAGGTGCTGGAGACCGAGTTTGGGGTGATTCCCATGACCGATGCCCCCTTTCCCCGTCGGCTGAGCCCCCACATCCTGCAGATCGGCACCGCCGGGGGGCAGACCAAGGCCTCGACCGGCTACACCTTTCAGCGCATCCAGGCCCACTCCCGCCGCATAGCCCAGGCCCTGCGGCGAACCGGCCGGCCCTTTTACCCCGAGCCCCGCTGGCGTCGGCATGCGTTTATGGACAGTGTTCTGCTCCACGTGCTGGAGCGGGGGTACTGCCCGGGGGTGCGGGTTTTCAGCGAGCTTTTTTGCCGCAACCCCCCTGCACGGGTGCTGCGCTTCTTGGACGAGAAGACGGGCTGGCTCGAGGACTTACGGGTGATGAGCAGCGTGCCTCTTCCCGCCTTTGCCCGGGCCACCCTGGGGGTGCTTTGGCGGCGCTGGGGGGGTGGGTAG
- a CDS encoding carotenoid biosynthesis protein: MALGVLLAFLLALWGPPRPQAAGPPWLRGLGAGLGLGLALGGAALLVGGEGLGAALAVGGVGLALLWAWGADLLWGVRGPILRVALLAGLLGGGLGFALGGGGLAWVWAGVVGLLVAQARWMLALPEAWARLRLWRLEAWAVLLVLAGLVRVPVPLWPEGFPWLALAQMLLLCLAALAWGLRYAGVRVLGAGALVFALGLGVEVIGSRTGLPFGSYTYEGAPGPRLLGVPLIVPMGWFALGLSAHLLAGGRPGRAGLLLVAWDLGLEALMTAQGYWRWYDPHPLWYGAPLQNYLAWFGVGYSISWLYGRLLPGLREGFGWAYRLEALFLPVGLALMGFWPAALASGLAMNALAAWGGVRGR, encoded by the coding sequence GTGGCGCTGGGCGTTCTGCTGGCCTTTTTGCTGGCGCTCTGGGGGCCTCCCAGGCCCCAGGCGGCCGGCCCCCCCTGGCTGCGCGGCCTGGGGGCTGGGCTGGGGTTGGGGCTGGCGCTCGGGGGGGCAGCCTTGCTGGTGGGAGGGGAGGGGCTGGGGGCCGCATTGGCCGTAGGGGGGGTGGGCCTGGCCCTGCTTTGGGCCTGGGGTGCGGACCTGCTTTGGGGGGTGCGGGGTCCCATTCTGCGGGTAGCGTTGCTGGCCGGGTTGTTGGGGGGAGGCCTGGGCTTCGCCCTGGGCGGGGGTGGGCTGGCCTGGGTTTGGGCGGGGGTGGTGGGCCTGCTGGTGGCCCAAGCCCGCTGGATGTTGGCCTTGCCCGAGGCCTGGGCCCGCCTGCGGCTTTGGCGTCTGGAGGCCTGGGCGGTGCTTTTGGTGCTGGCAGGGCTGGTGCGGGTGCCGGTACCCCTTTGGCCCGAGGGTTTTCCCTGGCTGGCCCTGGCGCAGATGCTGCTGCTATGCCTCGCCGCGCTGGCCTGGGGCCTCAGGTATGCGGGCGTGCGGGTTCTAGGGGCGGGGGCCCTGGTCTTCGCCCTGGGCCTGGGGGTAGAGGTAATCGGCAGCCGGACAGGCCTTCCCTTCGGGAGCTACACCTATGAGGGGGCCCCGGGGCCCCGCCTGCTCGGGGTGCCCCTTATTGTGCCCATGGGCTGGTTCGCCCTGGGGCTCTCGGCCCACCTGCTGGCCGGCGGGCGGCCCGGGCGGGCCGGGCTTTTGCTGGTGGCCTGGGACCTGGGCCTGGAGGCTTTGATGACCGCCCAGGGCTACTGGCGCTGGTACGACCCCCACCCCCTTTGGTACGGGGCGCCCCTGCAGAACTACCTGGCCTGGTTCGGGGTGGGGTATAGCATCTCCTGGCTTTACGGGCGTCTTTTGCCTGGTTTGAGGGAGGGGTTTGGGTGGGCCTACCGGCTCGAGGCCCTGTTTCTCCCGGTGGGTCTGGCCCTCATGGGCTTCTGGCCGGCGGCGCTGGCCTCGGGCCTGGCCATGAACGCCCTGGCGGCCTGGGGAGGTGTGCGTGGAAGATAG
- a CDS encoding lysophospholipid acyltransferase family protein: protein MEDRALRPRDRLLRQAFHLLSQHSLRRGLRGVWLRGELPQGACVLASNHHSWWDSYLLPVLLWRAGRPFRVLLSEKRLSEFAFFRRLETVSAAHPRGALRALLRGEALVIFPEGELRPPGPPGALREGAVWLARRAGVPLVPVASRVVLRGHEFPEAYVVLGEPLLPDLAALHQRLSYLLEQLDAEVRRAPAEEPLPGFTLALPGRQSTHERMARWGAWLGRLVGR from the coding sequence GTGGAAGATAGGGCTCTGCGTCCGAGGGATAGGCTGCTGCGACAGGCTTTTCACCTGCTCTCCCAGCACAGCCTGCGACGGGGGCTGCGGGGGGTCTGGCTGCGGGGAGAGTTGCCGCAGGGGGCCTGCGTGCTGGCCAGCAACCACCATTCCTGGTGGGATAGCTACCTGCTGCCGGTTCTGCTTTGGCGGGCAGGCCGGCCCTTCCGGGTCTTGCTGAGCGAGAAGCGCCTGAGCGAGTTCGCCTTTTTCCGCCGGCTCGAGACCGTCTCGGCGGCCCATCCCCGGGGGGCCCTCAGGGCTTTGTTGAGGGGCGAGGCGCTGGTGATCTTTCCTGAAGGGGAGCTGAGGCCCCCAGGGCCGCCGGGGGCTTTGCGGGAAGGGGCGGTCTGGCTGGCCCGGCGGGCCGGGGTGCCGCTGGTGCCGGTGGCCTCGAGGGTGGTGCTGCGGGGCCACGAGTTCCCCGAGGCCTACGTGGTGCTGGGCGAACCCTTGCTCCCCGACCTGGCCGCACTTCACCAGCGGCTTTCCTACCTGCTGGAGCAGCTTGACGCCGAGGTGCGCCGGGCCCCAGCAGAGGAGCCCCTGCCGGGCTTTACCCTGGCCCTTCCCGGGCGCCAGAGCACCCACGAGCGCATGGCCCGCTGGGGGGCCTGGCTGGGCCGGCTGGTGGGCCGATAG
- a CDS encoding glycosyltransferase family 2 protein: protein MLEPLLCAALAWLGLKLWVLGLNAFLFPVLRPKRPPEPTPTVSLLVPARNEAENLAQLLPGLLQQQVQEILVLDDQSTDATAEVVRAFGRLDARVRLIPGQPKPEGWVGKAWACHQLALAARGEVLIFTDADVRWCEGGVAAVLAQMEGAGLLSVYPRQLTQTLPERVLLPLIDAVLLSYLPYPLLRTPFPSAAAANGQVMAFRRGAYWAAGGHQGVRGEVLEDVWLARRAKAAGVRLALALGGRLIAVRMYRSYAEIIEGLGKNLIEFHARSRLLLLLSYLAHLLVYTLCWPLALWDAGWLWVGGMGLLERALVGLKTGRPLWECLLVPLAPLLSTPIYLRSARRRYTWKGREYVR, encoded by the coding sequence ATGCTCGAGCCCCTTCTTTGCGCAGCTCTGGCCTGGCTGGGCCTGAAGCTCTGGGTCTTGGGGTTGAACGCCTTCCTCTTCCCGGTGCTGAGGCCCAAAAGGCCCCCGGAACCCACCCCCACGGTCTCGCTGCTGGTGCCGGCGCGCAACGAGGCCGAAAACCTGGCCCAGCTCCTGCCCGGTCTCCTGCAGCAGCAGGTCCAGGAGATTCTCGTGCTGGACGACCAGTCCACCGATGCCACCGCCGAGGTGGTGCGGGCTTTTGGCCGGCTGGATGCCCGGGTGCGGCTCATTCCCGGCCAGCCCAAGCCGGAAGGGTGGGTGGGCAAGGCCTGGGCCTGCCACCAGCTAGCCCTGGCGGCGCGGGGGGAGGTGCTCATCTTCACCGACGCCGATGTGCGCTGGTGCGAGGGTGGGGTGGCCGCGGTGCTGGCGCAGATGGAGGGTGCGGGGCTGCTCTCGGTCTACCCGCGCCAGCTCACCCAAACCCTGCCCGAGCGGGTTCTGCTGCCCCTCATCGATGCTGTGCTCCTTAGCTATCTGCCCTACCCCCTGCTGCGCACCCCTTTTCCCTCCGCTGCGGCGGCCAACGGCCAGGTGATGGCCTTTCGGCGCGGGGCCTACTGGGCCGCCGGGGGGCACCAGGGGGTGCGGGGGGAGGTGCTGGAGGACGTGTGGCTGGCGAGGCGGGCCAAGGCCGCAGGGGTGCGGTTGGCGCTGGCCTTGGGGGGGCGGCTGATTGCGGTGCGGATGTACCGCAGCTACGCGGAGATTATCGAGGGGCTGGGCAAGAACCTCATCGAGTTCCACGCCCGAAGCCGCCTGCTGCTGCTCCTCTCCTACCTGGCCCACCTGCTGGTCTATACCCTGTGCTGGCCGCTGGCCCTCTGGGATGCCGGCTGGCTGTGGGTAGGGGGAATGGGCCTGCTCGAGCGGGCCCTCGTGGGCCTCAAGACGGGCCGGCCCCTTTGGGAGTGTCTGCTGGTGCCGTTGGCCCCCCTTCTGAGCACCCCCATCTACCTGCGCTCGGCCCGCAGGCGTTATACCTGGAAAGGGCGGGAGTACGTGCGATGA
- a CDS encoding NAD(P)/FAD-dependent oxidoreductase codes for MRAVVVGAGLAGLAAALRLRKAGLEVVVVEQLEGPGGKAAGWEGVPTGPTVLTLPEVPQRILAEFGQGLEDLRPVSPLTHYRWPDGRSFAPELSLEPTLAQLSREEAQSYRRLLAEARTLFEGLRETFIFGPPPSAAALLRYGLRAGWRARPLGSLRRLVEAGPYLTPFFLRFATYMGANPYRAPAVLHNIAWVELGLGVYHLPGGVRGLVERLYRLALAQGVSFLFEQRVLRARVGPGRVELLETTAGCLEADLYISAADRHHTLSWLGRPLPRYALGVSGFAVLMRLKEPEPLAHRVYFSSDYRAEWREIEEGRWPQEPTLYLHTDGEAAFLLVNAPSLPEAGGVPEARPYAQHLLQKLQALHPLPVAEWRALSPSDYSLTSYRGALYGRAPHGLWAALRPGWGVPGLRNLAQVGGTVHPGGGVPLALLSGWNGAGWLLGRMHGG; via the coding sequence ATGAGGGCAGTGGTCGTGGGGGCAGGTCTGGCAGGGCTGGCGGCGGCTTTGCGCCTGCGCAAGGCGGGCCTGGAGGTGGTGGTGGTGGAGCAGCTTGAAGGCCCCGGGGGCAAGGCGGCGGGCTGGGAGGGGGTGCCCACCGGCCCCACCGTCCTCACCCTGCCCGAGGTGCCCCAGCGCATCCTGGCCGAGTTTGGTCAGGGCCTGGAGGACCTGAGGCCGGTCTCCCCCCTCACCCACTACCGCTGGCCGGATGGCCGGAGTTTCGCCCCTGAGCTTTCGCTGGAGCCCACCCTAGCGCAGCTCTCCCGGGAAGAGGCCCAAAGCTACCGCCGCCTGCTGGCCGAGGCCCGAACCCTTTTCGAGGGCCTTAGGGAGACTTTTATCTTTGGCCCTCCACCCTCGGCCGCCGCCCTTCTTCGCTACGGGTTGCGCGCAGGGTGGAGGGCCCGCCCTTTGGGCTCGCTGCGGCGGCTGGTGGAGGCGGGGCCCTACCTCACCCCCTTTTTCCTCCGCTTCGCCACCTACATGGGGGCCAACCCCTACCGGGCCCCGGCGGTGCTCCACAACATCGCCTGGGTCGAGCTGGGGCTTGGGGTGTACCACCTGCCGGGTGGGGTGCGGGGTCTGGTGGAGCGGCTCTACCGCCTGGCCCTGGCCCAGGGGGTGAGCTTTCTCTTCGAGCAGCGGGTTTTGCGGGCGCGGGTGGGCCCGGGGCGGGTGGAGCTTTTGGAGACCACCGCCGGCTGCCTCGAGGCCGACCTCTACATCTCCGCCGCCGACCGGCACCACACCCTCTCGTGGCTGGGGCGGCCCTTGCCCCGCTATGCCCTGGGGGTCTCCGGCTTTGCCGTTTTGATGCGGCTCAAAGAGCCCGAGCCGCTGGCCCACCGGGTCTACTTTTCCTCCGACTACCGGGCCGAGTGGCGGGAGATCGAGGAGGGGCGCTGGCCCCAGGAGCCCACCCTTTACCTTCATACCGACGGGGAGGCCGCCTTTTTGCTGGTCAACGCGCCGAGCCTGCCAGAGGCCGGAGGGGTGCCGGAGGCCCGGCCCTACGCCCAGCACCTGCTGCAAAAGCTCCAAGCGCTGCACCCCCTGCCGGTGGCCGAGTGGCGGGCGCTGAGCCCTTCGGACTACAGCCTCACCAGCTACCGGGGGGCCCTCTACGGCCGGGCGCCCCACGGGCTTTGGGCGGCCCTGCGGCCGGGCTGGGGGGTGCCGGGGCTGCGCAACCTGGCCCAGGTGGGGGGCACGGTCCACCCGGGGGGTGGGGTGCCGCTGGCCCTCCTCTCGGGCTGGAACGGGGCCGGTTGGCTTTTAGGGAGGATGCATGGGGGCTAG
- a CDS encoding cytochrome P450 yields the protein MGARLPEPRGYPGPWGHLPRWAGEPLALLEEGARLGPLFRLRLGWRVLVGYSPAWNQRLLTDLETFHSKGSFAALSPYLNGGIITTDAPLHKPRRQALNPHFHARALAHLENRLCSALEAIRPQGAFEACGWASRVAQVSLNQVYFEGQFPTGLLARFLSPLKQPFPSPFWPRPRLFARVRRQVEALQQAGWGLAAHLPLEEVLVGLAAGYDTTAHTLAWALWHAAQHPAWHTPEGVPLLIKETLRLYPPGFIGSRRVARGFAWAGHWVPRGTRVLYSPYLTHRHPDLWPDPLAFRPERFTGRIPAWGYLPFGGGERICLGMHLAQMVLRLALGLFPRLRPLQGDPRPRPGLTLAPRGPLWLQT from the coding sequence ATGGGGGCTAGGTTGCCCGAGCCCCGGGGTTACCCGGGTCCCTGGGGCCACCTGCCCCGCTGGGCGGGGGAGCCGCTGGCGCTGCTGGAGGAGGGGGCCCGGCTGGGGCCGCTTTTCCGCCTCCGACTGGGGTGGAGGGTGCTGGTGGGGTACAGCCCTGCCTGGAACCAGCGCCTGCTCACCGACCTGGAGACCTTCCACTCCAAAGGCAGTTTCGCTGCCCTAAGCCCCTACCTCAATGGGGGCATCATCACCACCGATGCGCCCTTGCACAAACCCCGGCGGCAGGCGCTCAACCCGCACTTTCATGCCCGGGCCTTGGCCCACCTGGAGAATCGTCTTTGCTCGGCTTTGGAGGCCATACGGCCCCAGGGCGCCTTTGAGGCCTGCGGCTGGGCTTCCCGGGTGGCCCAGGTGAGCCTGAACCAGGTCTACTTCGAGGGCCAGTTTCCAACCGGACTGCTCGCCCGGTTCCTTTCCCCCCTCAAGCAGCCCTTTCCCTCTCCCTTCTGGCCCCGGCCGCGGCTTTTCGCCCGGGTGCGGCGGCAGGTCGAGGCCCTGCAGCAAGCGGGGTGGGGTTTGGCCGCCCATCTTCCGCTGGAGGAGGTGCTGGTGGGCCTGGCCGCCGGCTACGACACCACCGCCCACACCCTGGCCTGGGCCCTCTGGCACGCGGCGCAGCACCCTGCCTGGCACACCCCCGAGGGGGTGCCCTTGCTGATTAAGGAGACGCTGCGCCTTTATCCGCCGGGTTTCATCGGCAGCCGCCGGGTGGCCCGGGGCTTTGCCTGGGCGGGGCACTGGGTGCCGCGCGGGACCCGGGTGCTCTACAGCCCCTACCTGACCCACCGCCACCCCGACCTCTGGCCAGACCCCCTCGCCTTTCGCCCGGAGCGCTTTACCGGGCGGATTCCAGCCTGGGGGTATCTGCCCTTTGGCGGGGGTGAGCGCATCTGCTTGGGGATGCACCTGGCCCAGATGGTACTCCGGCTGGCCCTGGGCCTCTTTCCCCGCCTGAGGCCCCTTCAGGGCGACCCCCGGCCCCGGCCCGGCCTGACCCTGGCCCCCCGGGGGCCCCTCTGGCTTCAGACCTGA